A portion of the Homalodisca vitripennis isolate AUS2020 chromosome 2, UT_GWSS_2.1, whole genome shotgun sequence genome contains these proteins:
- the LOC124354566 gene encoding facilitated trehalose transporter Tret1-like isoform X1, translated as MVVLPLVSTVVKAAGRTMLDNFGERWAKVRDLGIGKALAATVATHINSVSVGMCQGYSAILLPQLQDPASPLQVNTEEASWIASLGVITNPLGAILSGLLMEWLGRKKAVQLVSIPFLLGWLTIALSSNLFILCIGRAITGVAIGMGAACYVYVAEISLPEHRGFLSAFGPIFVSLGVLLVYSFGYLFNWQVASAACAVCAAISASIMSLIPESPSWLLAHCKEKKARQAIVWFRGDTDEASKELADLSEAMMAKKIENEESGNQWSQFLQPSVWKPFLILVTFFIFQEGSGLYIMLYYAVNFFQESGSTMDKYVLCIIVAFMRLVMSIFGTLCIKRFNRRTMACVSGLGMALSMGVAGSYEYLYASLDVLERPLPWLPQLCIVANVCTSMLGMLQLPWIMIGELFPTAVRGIMGGVVSSLAYFFIFVVVKVYPQCLQYMHVHGMMWSFAAISLFAIVFVLLFLPETQGRTLIEIEAQFKGKTEVRKEGEPSP; from the exons ATGGTCGTCCTACCACTCGTCTCGACAGTCGTCAAG GCTGCTGGGAGAACAATGCTAGACAACTTCGGCGAGCGATGGGCCAAAGTCAGAGATCTTGGTATTGGAAAAGCT CTTGCCGCCACCGTCGCCACCCACATCAACTCGGTGTCTGTCGGCATGTGCCAGGGATACTCCGCCATCTtacttcctcaactacaggatcCCGCCAGTCCTCTCCAGGTCAACACGGAGGAGGCCTCCTGGATAG CCAGCCTGGGAGTGATCACCAACCCTCTGGGTGCCATATTGTCGGGTCTTTTGATGGAATGGCTCGGCCGCAAGAAGGCTGTCCAACTGGTTTCCATCCCCTTCCTCTTGGGGTGGCTCACCATCGCCCTCTCCAGCAACCTCTTCATCCTCTGCATAGGCCGTGCCATCACGGGAGTAGCTATTG GAATGGGCGCGGCGTGTTATGTTTATGTAGCTGAGATAAGTCTCCCCGAACACCGAGGGTTCCTCTCCGCCTTCGGCCCCATTTTCGTCTCCTTGGGGGTCCTTCTGGTCTACAGCTTCGGCTACCTCTTCAACTGGCAGGTGGCGTCCGCCGCTTGTGCCGTCTGCGCCGCCATCAGCGCCTCCATCATGTCGCTGATACCGGAGTCGCCGTCGTGGCTGTTAGCTCACTGTAAAGAGAAGAAGGCGAGGCAAGCCATCGTCTGGTTCCGCGGTGACACAGATGAGGCCTCGAAGGAGCTCGCGGATCTCTCGGAGGCCATGATGGCGAAGAAGATTGAAAACGAAGAGTCCGGCAATCAATGGAGCCAGTTCCTTCAACCATCAGTTTGGAAGCCGTTTCTGATCCTTGTGACTTTCTTCATCTTCCAAGAAGGATCAGGGCTGTACATAATGCTCTACTACGCTGTGAATTTCTTCCAAGAATCCGGCAGCACCATGGACAAGTACGTGCTCTGCATCATCGTGGCCTTCATGCGGCTAGTAATGAGTATCTTCGGCACTCTCTGCATCAAAAGGTTCAACAGGCGAACCATGGCCTGTGTCTCGGGGCTCGGGATGGCTTTGTCTATGGGGGTCGCCGGCTCCTACGAATATCTTTACGCCTCCCTGGATGTCTTGGAGCGCCCTCTTCCCTGGCTCCCTCAGCTCTGCATCGTCGCTAATGTCTGCACCAGCATGTTAGGGATGTTGCAGCTCCCTTGGATTATGATCGGGGAACTGTTCCCTACTGCGGTCCGAGGAATCATGGGCGGTGTCGTCTCCTCACTGGCCTACTTCTTCATCTTCGTGGTAGTCAAGGTCTACCCTCAGTGCCTCCAGTACATGCATGTCCACGGGATGATGTGGAGTTTCGCCGCTATCTCGCTCTTCGCCATCGTTTTCGTGCTGCTCTTTCTGCCGGAGACCCAGGGGAGGACTCTGATCGAGATAGAGGCTCAGTTCAAGGGCAAGACGGAGGTCCGTAAAGAAGGCGAGCCCAGCCCTTGA
- the LOC124354566 gene encoding facilitated trehalose transporter Tret1-like isoform X3: MAAGRTMLDNFGERWAKVRDLGIGKALAATVATHINSVSVGMCQGYSAILLPQLQDPASPLQVNTEEASWIASLGVITNPLGAILSGLLMEWLGRKKAVQLVSIPFLLGWLTIALSSNLFILCIGRAITGVAIGMGAACYVYVAEISLPEHRGFLSAFGPIFVSLGVLLVYSFGYLFNWQVASAACAVCAAISASIMSLIPESPSWLLAHCKEKKARQAIVWFRGDTDEASKELADLSEAMMAKKIENEESGNQWSQFLQPSVWKPFLILVTFFIFQEGSGLYIMLYYAVNFFQESGSTMDKYVLCIIVAFMRLVMSIFGTLCIKRFNRRTMACVSGLGMALSMGVAGSYEYLYASLDVLERPLPWLPQLCIVANVCTSMLGMLQLPWIMIGELFPTAVRGIMGGVVSSLAYFFIFVVVKVYPQCLQYMHVHGMMWSFAAISLFAIVFVLLFLPETQGRTLIEIEAQFKGKTEVRKEGEPSP; encoded by the exons GCTGCTGGGAGAACAATGCTAGACAACTTCGGCGAGCGATGGGCCAAAGTCAGAGATCTTGGTATTGGAAAAGCT CTTGCCGCCACCGTCGCCACCCACATCAACTCGGTGTCTGTCGGCATGTGCCAGGGATACTCCGCCATCTtacttcctcaactacaggatcCCGCCAGTCCTCTCCAGGTCAACACGGAGGAGGCCTCCTGGATAG CCAGCCTGGGAGTGATCACCAACCCTCTGGGTGCCATATTGTCGGGTCTTTTGATGGAATGGCTCGGCCGCAAGAAGGCTGTCCAACTGGTTTCCATCCCCTTCCTCTTGGGGTGGCTCACCATCGCCCTCTCCAGCAACCTCTTCATCCTCTGCATAGGCCGTGCCATCACGGGAGTAGCTATTG GAATGGGCGCGGCGTGTTATGTTTATGTAGCTGAGATAAGTCTCCCCGAACACCGAGGGTTCCTCTCCGCCTTCGGCCCCATTTTCGTCTCCTTGGGGGTCCTTCTGGTCTACAGCTTCGGCTACCTCTTCAACTGGCAGGTGGCGTCCGCCGCTTGTGCCGTCTGCGCCGCCATCAGCGCCTCCATCATGTCGCTGATACCGGAGTCGCCGTCGTGGCTGTTAGCTCACTGTAAAGAGAAGAAGGCGAGGCAAGCCATCGTCTGGTTCCGCGGTGACACAGATGAGGCCTCGAAGGAGCTCGCGGATCTCTCGGAGGCCATGATGGCGAAGAAGATTGAAAACGAAGAGTCCGGCAATCAATGGAGCCAGTTCCTTCAACCATCAGTTTGGAAGCCGTTTCTGATCCTTGTGACTTTCTTCATCTTCCAAGAAGGATCAGGGCTGTACATAATGCTCTACTACGCTGTGAATTTCTTCCAAGAATCCGGCAGCACCATGGACAAGTACGTGCTCTGCATCATCGTGGCCTTCATGCGGCTAGTAATGAGTATCTTCGGCACTCTCTGCATCAAAAGGTTCAACAGGCGAACCATGGCCTGTGTCTCGGGGCTCGGGATGGCTTTGTCTATGGGGGTCGCCGGCTCCTACGAATATCTTTACGCCTCCCTGGATGTCTTGGAGCGCCCTCTTCCCTGGCTCCCTCAGCTCTGCATCGTCGCTAATGTCTGCACCAGCATGTTAGGGATGTTGCAGCTCCCTTGGATTATGATCGGGGAACTGTTCCCTACTGCGGTCCGAGGAATCATGGGCGGTGTCGTCTCCTCACTGGCCTACTTCTTCATCTTCGTGGTAGTCAAGGTCTACCCTCAGTGCCTCCAGTACATGCATGTCCACGGGATGATGTGGAGTTTCGCCGCTATCTCGCTCTTCGCCATCGTTTTCGTGCTGCTCTTTCTGCCGGAGACCCAGGGGAGGACTCTGATCGAGATAGAGGCTCAGTTCAAGGGCAAGACGGAGGTCCGTAAAGAAGGCGAGCCCAGCCCTTGA
- the LOC124354566 gene encoding facilitated trehalose transporter Tret1-like isoform X2 codes for MTVGICGPVQAAGRTMLDNFGERWAKVRDLGIGKALAATVATHINSVSVGMCQGYSAILLPQLQDPASPLQVNTEEASWIASLGVITNPLGAILSGLLMEWLGRKKAVQLVSIPFLLGWLTIALSSNLFILCIGRAITGVAIGMGAACYVYVAEISLPEHRGFLSAFGPIFVSLGVLLVYSFGYLFNWQVASAACAVCAAISASIMSLIPESPSWLLAHCKEKKARQAIVWFRGDTDEASKELADLSEAMMAKKIENEESGNQWSQFLQPSVWKPFLILVTFFIFQEGSGLYIMLYYAVNFFQESGSTMDKYVLCIIVAFMRLVMSIFGTLCIKRFNRRTMACVSGLGMALSMGVAGSYEYLYASLDVLERPLPWLPQLCIVANVCTSMLGMLQLPWIMIGELFPTAVRGIMGGVVSSLAYFFIFVVVKVYPQCLQYMHVHGMMWSFAAISLFAIVFVLLFLPETQGRTLIEIEAQFKGKTEVRKEGEPSP; via the exons GCTGCTGGGAGAACAATGCTAGACAACTTCGGCGAGCGATGGGCCAAAGTCAGAGATCTTGGTATTGGAAAAGCT CTTGCCGCCACCGTCGCCACCCACATCAACTCGGTGTCTGTCGGCATGTGCCAGGGATACTCCGCCATCTtacttcctcaactacaggatcCCGCCAGTCCTCTCCAGGTCAACACGGAGGAGGCCTCCTGGATAG CCAGCCTGGGAGTGATCACCAACCCTCTGGGTGCCATATTGTCGGGTCTTTTGATGGAATGGCTCGGCCGCAAGAAGGCTGTCCAACTGGTTTCCATCCCCTTCCTCTTGGGGTGGCTCACCATCGCCCTCTCCAGCAACCTCTTCATCCTCTGCATAGGCCGTGCCATCACGGGAGTAGCTATTG GAATGGGCGCGGCGTGTTATGTTTATGTAGCTGAGATAAGTCTCCCCGAACACCGAGGGTTCCTCTCCGCCTTCGGCCCCATTTTCGTCTCCTTGGGGGTCCTTCTGGTCTACAGCTTCGGCTACCTCTTCAACTGGCAGGTGGCGTCCGCCGCTTGTGCCGTCTGCGCCGCCATCAGCGCCTCCATCATGTCGCTGATACCGGAGTCGCCGTCGTGGCTGTTAGCTCACTGTAAAGAGAAGAAGGCGAGGCAAGCCATCGTCTGGTTCCGCGGTGACACAGATGAGGCCTCGAAGGAGCTCGCGGATCTCTCGGAGGCCATGATGGCGAAGAAGATTGAAAACGAAGAGTCCGGCAATCAATGGAGCCAGTTCCTTCAACCATCAGTTTGGAAGCCGTTTCTGATCCTTGTGACTTTCTTCATCTTCCAAGAAGGATCAGGGCTGTACATAATGCTCTACTACGCTGTGAATTTCTTCCAAGAATCCGGCAGCACCATGGACAAGTACGTGCTCTGCATCATCGTGGCCTTCATGCGGCTAGTAATGAGTATCTTCGGCACTCTCTGCATCAAAAGGTTCAACAGGCGAACCATGGCCTGTGTCTCGGGGCTCGGGATGGCTTTGTCTATGGGGGTCGCCGGCTCCTACGAATATCTTTACGCCTCCCTGGATGTCTTGGAGCGCCCTCTTCCCTGGCTCCCTCAGCTCTGCATCGTCGCTAATGTCTGCACCAGCATGTTAGGGATGTTGCAGCTCCCTTGGATTATGATCGGGGAACTGTTCCCTACTGCGGTCCGAGGAATCATGGGCGGTGTCGTCTCCTCACTGGCCTACTTCTTCATCTTCGTGGTAGTCAAGGTCTACCCTCAGTGCCTCCAGTACATGCATGTCCACGGGATGATGTGGAGTTTCGCCGCTATCTCGCTCTTCGCCATCGTTTTCGTGCTGCTCTTTCTGCCGGAGACCCAGGGGAGGACTCTGATCGAGATAGAGGCTCAGTTCAAGGGCAAGACGGAGGTCCGTAAAGAAGGCGAGCCCAGCCCTTGA